The Musa acuminata AAA Group cultivar baxijiao unplaced genomic scaffold, Cavendish_Baxijiao_AAA HiC_scaffold_987, whole genome shotgun sequence genome has a segment encoding these proteins:
- the LOC135665343 gene encoding DNA-directed RNA polymerase subunit beta — MLRNDGNEGMSTIPGFSQIQFEGFCRFINEGLTEEFHKFPKIEDTDQEIEFKLFVERYQLVEPLINERDAVYESLTYSSELYVPAGLIWKTGRDMQEQTVFIGNIPLMNSLGTFIVNGIYRIVINQILQSPGIYYRSELDHNGISVYTSTIISDWGGRSELEIDRKARIWARVSRKQKISILILSSAMGSNLREILDNVCYPEIFLSFPNDKEKKKIGSKENAILEFYQQFACVGGDPVFSESLCKELQKKFFQQRCELGRIGRRNMNRRLNLDIPQNNTFLLPRDVLAAADHLIGIKFGMGTLDDMNHLKNKRIRSIADLLQDQFGLALVRLENAVRGTICGAIRHKLIPTPQNLVTSTSLTTTYESFFGLHPLSQVLDRTNPLTQIVHGRKLSYLGPGGLTGRTASFRIRDIHPSHYGRICPIDTSEGINVGLIGSLAIHVRIGHWGSIESPFYEISERSKEAQIVYLSPNRDEYYMVAAGNSLALNRGIQEEQVVPARYRQEFLTIAWEQIHLRSIFPFQYFSIGASLIPFIEHNDANRALMSSNMQRQAVPLSQSERCIVGTGLERQTALDSGVSAIAEHEGKIIYTDPHKIILSSNGDTTISISIPLVIYQRSNKNTCMHQKPQVPRGKCIKKGQILADGAATVGGELALGKNVLVAYMPWEGYNSEDAVLISERLVYEDIYTSFHIRKYEIQTHVTSQGPERITKEIPHLEAHLLRNLDRNGVVMLGSWVETGDILVGKLTPQTANESSYAPEDRLLRAILGIQVSTAKETSLKLPIGGRGRVIDVRWIRKKGGSCYNSEMIRVYISQKREIKVGDKVAGRHGNKGIISKILPRQDMPYLQDGTPVDMVFNPLGVPSRMNVGQIFECSLGLAGDLLKRHYRIAPFDERYEQEASRKLVFSELYEASKQTKNPWVFEPEYPGKSRIFDGRTGNPFEQPVLIGKSYILKLIHQVDDKIHGRSSGHYALVTQQPLRGRAKQGGQRVGEMEVWALEGFGVAHILQEMLTYKSDHIRARQEVLGATIIGGRVSNPEDAPESFRLLVRELRSLALELNHFLVSEKNFQINRKEA, encoded by the coding sequence atgctccggaatgatggaaatgagggaatgtccacaatacctggatttagtcagatccaatttgagggattttgtaggttcattaatgagggcttgacggaagaatttcataagtttccaaaaattgaagatacagatcaagaaattgaatttaaattatttgtggaaagatatcaattggtagaacccttgataaacgaaagagatgctgtgtatgaatcactcacatattcttctgaattatatgtacccgcgggattaatttggaaaaccggtagagatatgcaagaacaaaccgtttttattggaaacattcccctaatgaattccctgggaacctttatagtaaatggaatatacagaattgtgatcaatcaaatattgcaaagtcctggtatttactaccgttcagaattggaccataacggaatttctgtctataccagcacaataatatcagattggggaggaagatcggaattagaaattgatagaaaagcaaggatatgggcccgtgtaagtaggaaacaaaaaatatctattctaattctatcatcagctatgggttcgaatctaagagaaattctagataatgtttgttaccctgaaattttcttgtctttcccgaatgataaggagaaaaaaaagattgggtcaaaagaaaatgctattttgGAATTTTATCAACAATTTGCTTGTGTAGGCGGGGATCCGGTATTTTCTGAGTCTTTATGTAAAGAATTACAAAAGAAATTTTTTCAACAAAGATGTGAATtaggaaggattggtcgacgaaaTATGAACCGGAGACTGAATCTTGATATACCTCAGAACAATACATTTTTATTACCACGAGATGTATTGGCTGCTGCGGATCATTTGATCGGAATTAAATTTGGAATGGGTACACTTGACGATATGAATCACTTGAAAAATAAACGGATTCGTTCTATAGCGGATCTGTTACAGGATCAATTCGGACTGGCTCTTGTTCGTTTAGAAAATGCGGTTCGAGGAACTATATGTGGAGCAATTCGGCATAAATTGATACCGACTCCTCAAAATTTGGTAACTTCAACTTCATTAACAACCACTTATGAATCGTTTTTTGGCCTACATCCTTTATCTCAAGTTTTGGATCGAACTAATCCATTGACACAAATCGTTCATGGGCGAAAATTGAGTTATTTGGGTCCTGGAGGATTGACGGGGCGAACTGCTAGTTTTCGGATACGAGATATTCATCCTAGCCACTATGGACGTATTTGTCCAATTGACACGTCCGAAGGAATCAATGTTGGACTTATTGGATCCTTAGCCATTCATGTGAGGATTGGCCATTGGGGATCTATAGAGAGTCCATTTTATGAAATATCTGAAAGATCAAAAGAGGCACAGATAGTTTATTTATCACCAAATAGAGATGAATATTATATGGTAGCAGCGGGAAATTCTTTGGCCTTGAATCGGGGTATTCAGGAAGAACAGGTTGTTCCAGCCCGATACCGTCAAGAGTTCCTGACTATTGCATGGGAACAGATTCATCTTAGAAGTATTTTTCCCTTCCAATATTTTTCTATTGGAGCTTCCCTCATTCCTTTTATCGAGCATAATGATGCGAATCGGGCTTTAATGAGTTCTAATATGCAGCGCCAAGCAGTTCCGCTTTCTCAGTCCGAGAGGTGCATTGTTGGAACTGGACTGGAACGCCAAACGGCTCTGGATTCGGGGGTTTCCGCTATAGCCGAACACGAGGGAAAGATCATTTATACTGACCCTCACAAGATCATTTTATCAAGTAATGGGGACACTACTATAAGTATAAGTATTCCATTAGTTATCTATCAACGTTCCAACAAAAATACTTGTATGCATCAAAAACCTCAGGTTCCGCGGGGTAAATGCattaaaaaaggacaaattttagCGGACGGTGCGGCTACAGTTGGGGGGGAACTTGCTTTAGGAAAAAACGTATTAGTAGCTTATATGCCATGGGAGGGTTACAATTCTGAAGACGCAGTACTAATTAGCGAACGTCTGGTATATGAAGATATTTATACTTCTTTTCACATCCGGAAATATGAAATTCAGACTCATGTGACAAGCCAAGGACCTGAAAGAATCACTAAGGAAATACCACATCTAGAGGCTCATTTACTCCGCAATTTAGACAGAAATGGAGTTGTGATGCTGGGATCTTGggtagaaacaggtgatattttaGTAGGTAAATTAACACCTCAGACAGCAAACGAATCGTCGTATGCTCCAGAGGATAGATTATTACGAGCCATACTTGGAATTCAGGTATCCACTGCAAAAGAAACTTCTCTAAAACTACCTATAGGCGGAAGAGGTCGCGTTATTGATGTGAGATGGATCCGGAAAAAGGGGGGTTCCTGTTATAATTCAGAAATGATTCGTGTATATATTTCACAGAAACGTGAAATCAAAGTAGGTGATAAAGTAGCTGGAAGACATGGGAATAAGGgtatcatttcaaaaattttgcCTAGACAAGATATGCCCTATTTGCAAGATGGAACACCTGTTGATATGGTCTTCAACCCATTAGGAGTACCATCACGAATGAATGTGGGACAGATATTTGAATGCTCGCTCGGGTTAGCGGGGGATCTGCTAAAGAGACATTATAGAATAGCACCTTTTGATGAGAGATATGAGCAAGAGGCTTCGAGAAAACTAGTGTTTTCCGAATTATATGAAGCCAGTAAGCAAACAAAAAATCCATGGGTATTTGAACCCGAATATCCGGGAAAAAGCAGAATATTTGATGGAAGAACAGGAAATCCTTTTGAACAACCTGTTCTAATAGGAAAgtcctatattttaaaattaattcatcAAGTTGATGATAAAATCCATGGACGTTCTAGTGGACATTACGCACTTGTTACACAACAACCCCTTAGAGGAAGGGCGAAGCAAGGGGGACAACGAGTAGGGGAAATGGAAGTTTGGGCTCTAGAGGGATTTGGTGTTGCTCATATTTTACAAGAGATGCTTACTTATAAATCTGATCATATTAGAGCTCGTCAAGAAGTACTTGGTGCTACgatcattggaggaagagtatctAACCCAGAAGATGCTCCAGAATCTTTTCGATTGCTCGTTCGAGAACTACGATCTTTAGCTCTAGAACTGAATCATTTCCTTGTATCTGAGAAGAACTTCCAGATTAATAGGAAGGAAGCTTGA